The Bacteroidia bacterium genome includes a region encoding these proteins:
- a CDS encoding asparaginase, which translates to MVFNSIKPAQVRRVALVYTGGTIGMMQHSPQEPLQPVDFQNLQNKIPEISRFDCAIIPYEFQKIDSSNITLAIWEDLATLIGGLYETYDAFVILHGSDTMAFTASALSFMLEGLAKPIIITGSQLPIGEIRTDARENLLTAIEIATYSEYILPEVAILFDNKLYRGNRTLKFSSEKFHAFDSPNYPLLAEAGVHISYYCQNWLPIPQGTGFEVFAKLSPRIGLVKFYPGISPHFLKAALDPEYFDGVVLETFGTGNLPTFPWLLNLLRESANAGTILLSVTQCPGGKVEQGRYETSRSLLDIGIISGFDMTREAALTKLMYLFAKYSNTQLIRDLLQHNLRGELSVEKTAIFDY; encoded by the coding sequence ATGGTATTTAACAGCATTAAACCTGCCCAAGTTAGACGGGTAGCTTTGGTTTATACCGGAGGAACTATCGGGATGATGCAGCATTCCCCGCAAGAACCGCTTCAACCTGTTGATTTTCAAAACCTTCAAAATAAAATTCCGGAAATATCCCGCTTTGATTGCGCCATAATTCCCTATGAATTTCAAAAAATAGACTCCTCTAATATCACCCTCGCCATTTGGGAAGACTTAGCCACATTAATTGGCGGTTTGTATGAAACCTACGATGCTTTTGTAATCTTGCACGGTTCCGATACAATGGCATTTACAGCTTCGGCTCTGTCTTTTATGTTAGAAGGCTTAGCCAAGCCGATAATCATTACCGGCTCTCAATTACCAATTGGCGAAATCAGAACAGATGCTCGGGAAAACTTATTGACAGCCATAGAGATAGCTACTTATTCGGAATACATACTTCCTGAAGTAGCTATTTTATTTGACAATAAACTATATCGCGGAAACCGAACCCTTAAATTCAGTTCCGAGAAGTTTCATGCTTTTGATTCTCCCAACTATCCATTACTGGCTGAAGCCGGTGTACACATCAGTTACTACTGTCAAAATTGGCTACCTATTCCACAAGGAACTGGTTTTGAGGTTTTTGCTAAACTATCACCCAGAATTGGGCTGGTAAAATTTTATCCCGGAATATCTCCCCATTTTTTGAAAGCTGCCTTAGACCCAGAATACTTTGACGGTGTTGTGTTGGAAACTTTTGGAACAGGTAATCTGCCCACTTTTCCATGGCTACTGAACTTACTACGAGAGTCTGCAAATGCCGGAACAATATTACTTTCTGTTACTCAATGTCCGGGAGGAAAAGTAGAACAAGGCCGTTATGAAACAAGCCGGTCTTTGTTAGACATCGGAATCATCAGCGGCTTCGATATGACCCGAGAAGCAGCCCTCACAAAATTAATGTATCTCTTCGCAAAATATAGTAATACTCAGTTGATTAGGGATTTATTGCAACATAACTTGCGAGGGGAGCTTTCTGTGGAGAAAACAGCTATCTTTGACTACTGA
- a CDS encoding alpha/beta hydrolase — translation MTNQSIVVADGTKLHTVFMPSKEGAKYPLATILWIHGFGEHIGRYERHFQYFSDFGYNSIGFDLRGHGRSSGARAYINRFEEYLDDVLAVYQHYKENLATPVFLVGHSMGGLILIRFLQLHGEEIPYKTAVASSPLLGIKMKVPAWKDFLGNLAAKIYPKLSIPSGLDPTYISHDQAVVSQYIQDNLVLKIATAGWFSEIKKHLPLAHQEARAIPRNFHILMAGNDQLVDTNATKEFYKKLDPSIEKSLTVYEGWYHEIFNEPERQKALQQLHLLLQTT, via the coding sequence ATGACTAACCAAAGCATTGTTGTAGCAGACGGAACGAAGTTACATACTGTTTTTATGCCCAGCAAAGAGGGTGCTAAATATCCGCTTGCAACTATTTTATGGATACATGGTTTTGGAGAGCATATCGGACGCTACGAGCGCCATTTTCAATATTTTTCAGATTTTGGCTACAATAGCATTGGTTTTGATTTACGGGGTCATGGACGTTCATCCGGTGCTCGCGCCTACATTAACCGTTTTGAAGAGTATTTAGATGATGTCTTAGCTGTGTATCAGCACTATAAAGAAAACTTGGCAACACCTGTTTTTTTAGTAGGACATTCTATGGGTGGGCTGATTCTGATACGTTTTTTGCAGTTACACGGAGAAGAAATTCCCTACAAAACAGCAGTAGCAAGTTCTCCCTTATTGGGAATCAAGATGAAAGTTCCGGCTTGGAAAGATTTTTTGGGCAACCTCGCAGCCAAAATTTATCCTAAACTTTCTATTCCTTCAGGCTTAGATCCTACCTACATATCTCATGATCAAGCGGTTGTTTCCCAATATATTCAAGATAACTTAGTGCTGAAAATCGCCACTGCCGGCTGGTTTTCCGAAATAAAAAAACATTTACCACTTGCACACCAAGAAGCCCGCGCAATTCCCAGAAATTTTCATATACTAATGGCCGGCAATGACCAACTGGTAGATACAAACGCCACCAAAGAGTTTTATAAAAAATTAGATCCTTCCATCGAAAAATCGCTCACCGTTTATGAAGGCTGGTATCACGAAATCTTTAATGAACCGGAAAGACAAAAAGCACTACAGCAGTTACATTTATTACTCCAAACAACATAA